In Drosophila santomea strain STO CAGO 1482 chromosome 3L, Prin_Dsan_1.1, whole genome shotgun sequence, a single window of DNA contains:
- the LOC120449558 gene encoding uncharacterized protein LOC120449558, which yields MESRLSASTSSLISTTTLVSEGKAMPRVNDISSKIKVDPAQQKKSRQSKAKSTSTGKGTTTDFEQCRAKILRQQRAELLWRTFTDEEYSDWETFRDNDYQVPLRSVFSYVQLKPSPGLLLNVPPKKPGPQVVAEMMKGNHGALVRIRIGEHRFRCIPSLLKCFSGWFGGHDWRVTRFTFLELEVPARGFEVAYEWMRTEKLPAFELLVPALQVARHLGVSLLEKEIWRMLSGNSVREKSAFLIYLEAKPQPALGELCEMMVRRLRRYFLALVGSPHFLQLQVEILEMILRQDTIGVNSEMEVFFAVLRWLGHSDDLNRLTHMGRLMKCVRFHHMPMTFLFSLRESCNRPDKKDLFRGDPVLLAFNSDSETMVTLERAISFIGVRSQYEDIEEFLADCGRHHMDVVYPRRWVYHIKCPYHLRSIDFPYQHRFTASEFRSYIASIQKEWDGGGPADHGRSLVIELELDPMLSRGRARSQ from the coding sequence ATGGAATCCAGACTTAGCGCTTCCACCTCCAGCTTGATCTCCACCACAACGCTTGTCTCTGAAGGAAAAGCAATGCCCCGAGTCAATGATATAAGCTCCAAGATCAAAGTGGATCCGGCACAGCAAAAGAAGTCGAGGCAGAGTAAGGCAAAGAGCACATCTACCGGCAAGGGAACTACCACCGACTTCGAACAGTGCAGGGCCAAAATACTACGGCAGCAGCGGGCGGAGCTCCTGTGGAGAACGTTCACGGATGAGGAGTACTCCGACTGGGAAACGTTCAGGGACAACGACTACCAGGTGCCGCTGCGCTCGGTGTTCTCCTACGTGCAGTTGAAACCCTCTCCCGGCTTACTTCTCAATGTGCCGCCCAAGAAACCGGGACCACAAGTGGTGGCCGAGATGATGAAGGGCAACCATGGCGCCTTGGTCCGCATTCGGATCGGAGAGCACAGGTTCAGGTGCATACCCAGCCTGCTGAAGTGCTTCTCGGGGTGGTTTGGTGGTCACGACTGGCGCGTAACCCGCTTCACGTTCCTGGAGCTGGAGGTGCCTGCCCGCGGCTTTGAGGTCGCCTACGAGTGGATGCGCACCGAGAAGCTGCCCGCCTTCGAGTTGTTGGTGCCCGCACTTCAAGTGGCCCGCCACCTGGGCGTAAGTCTGCTGGAGAAGGAAATCTGGAGGATGTTGTCTGGTAACTCGGTGCGCGAAAAGAGTGCCTTCCTGATCTATCTGGAGGCCAAGCCACAGCCTGCGCTCGGAGAGCTCTGTGAGATGATGGTGCGCCGGCTGAGAAGATACTTTCTGGCCCTGGTGGGCAGCCCACATTTTCTGCAACTGCAAGTGGAGATTCTGGAAATGATACTGCGCCAGGACACAATCGGCGTTAACTCGGAGATGGAGGTCTTCTTTGCCGTGCTGCGCTGGCTGGGACACTCTGACGACTTGAATCGACTGACGCACATGGGCCGCCTGATGAAGTGCGTCCGCTTTCACCACATGCCCATGACTTTTTTGTTTAGTCTGCGCGAGTCCTGCAATCGGCCGGACAAGAAGGATCTTTTTCGTGGAGATCCCGTGCTGCTGGCCTTCAATTCGGACTCGGAGACAATGGTCACGCTGGAGCGCGCCATATCCTTCATCGGTGTGCGCAGCCAGTACGAGGACATCGAGGAGTTCCTGGCCGACTGCGGGAGGCACCACATGGACGTGGTCTACCCGCGTCGCTGGGTCTATCACATCAAGTGCCCGTACCACCTGCGTAGCATTGATTTCCCATACCAGCACCGCTTCACAGCCTCGGAATTTAGAAGCTACATCGCCAGCATCCAGAAGGAATGGGATGGCGGGGGGCCGGCGGACCACGGAAGGTCGCTGGTCATCGAATTGGAGCTGGATCCAATGCTAAGCAGGGGTAGGGCGAGGTCCCAATGA